A single window of Montipora capricornis isolate CH-2021 chromosome 14, ASM3666992v2, whole genome shotgun sequence DNA harbors:
- the LOC138033254 gene encoding uncharacterized protein, with product MRFSHGNWLARHVFSLQVTIYLVGLKAWGSVIYFPSRDKCNGTEIESKCEDNGKRGVRINDTRSLNKVLGNINDSKEYWTGLSWRHEWGYSWYLNKNLPTRVEENLTDINNTWFCFLFKKGETKLKAERCEESHYYICQDSQNVQPQNVYTGGQPRKRKKREANGNVTACQPRTCIYCCPCNCQVSPIGAPTLNLLDT from the exons ATGCGATTCTCACACGGAAATTGGTTGGCAAGGCATGTTTTTTCACTACAAGTGACAATTTATTTAGTTG GTTTAAAAGCCTGGGGCTCTGTGATCTATTTTCCAAGTCGGGACAAGTGCAACGGCACTGAAATAGAAAGTAAGTGTGAAGACAACGGGAAACGCGGAGTAAGAATCAATGACACGAGAAGCTTAAATAAAGTCTTGGGGAACATTAATGACAGTAAGGAATACTGGACTGGACTCAG CTGGCGTCACGAATGGGGATATTCCTGGTATCTAAATAAAAACCTTCCCACCAGGGTAGAGGAAAACTTGACTGATATAAACAATACGTGGTTTTGCTTTTTGTTCAAGAAGGgtgaaacaaaattgaaagctGAGAGATGTGAAGAAAGCCATTATTACATCTGCCAAGATTCGCAGAATGTTCAACCTCAAA ATGTATATACAGGAGGAcaaccaagaaaaagaaaaaagcggGAAGCGAATGGAAACGTTACAG CATGTCAGCCCAGAACCTGTATATATTGCTGCCCATGCAACTGCCaag tgtccccaattggtgctccaacgctaaatctactagacacttaa